One segment of Enterobacter ludwigii DNA contains the following:
- a CDS encoding carbon-phosphorus lyase complex subunit PhnI, with the protein MYVAVKGGEKAIAAAHALQAHRRRGDDALPELSVTQIEQQLNLAVDRVMTEGGVADRELAALALKQASGDNVEAIFLLRAYRTTLAKLAVSEPINTAEMRLERRISAVYKDIPGGQLLGPTYDYTHRLLDFTLLANGETPQLSTSDAEQVPSPHVFSLLAKQGLAKAEDDTGAQPDDITRTPPVYPCSRSSRLQQLMRGDEGYLLALAYSTQRGYGRNHPFAAEIRSGYLNVEIVPEELGFAVNVGELLMTECEMVNGFVAPENEAPHFTRGYGLVFGMSERKAMAMALVDRALQAPDYGEAVSGPAQDEEFVLAHADNVEAAGFVSHLKLPHYVDFQAELELLKRLQRERAHD; encoded by the coding sequence ATGTACGTTGCCGTCAAAGGGGGCGAGAAGGCTATCGCCGCCGCCCATGCCTTGCAGGCGCACAGACGACGGGGTGATGACGCGCTTCCCGAGCTCAGCGTCACCCAGATTGAGCAGCAGCTCAATCTGGCCGTCGACCGGGTAATGACTGAAGGCGGCGTCGCTGATCGCGAACTGGCGGCGCTGGCGCTGAAACAGGCCAGCGGCGACAACGTCGAAGCCATCTTCCTGCTGCGTGCTTATCGCACCACACTGGCGAAACTGGCGGTGAGCGAACCGATCAATACGGCAGAAATGCGTCTGGAACGTCGTATTTCGGCGGTCTATAAAGACATCCCCGGTGGCCAGCTGCTTGGGCCCACCTATGACTACACCCACCGTCTGCTGGATTTCACCCTGCTGGCGAACGGCGAAACGCCCCAGTTGAGCACCTCGGATGCAGAGCAGGTTCCCTCCCCGCACGTTTTTAGCCTGCTGGCGAAACAGGGTCTGGCGAAGGCCGAAGACGATACTGGCGCGCAACCTGACGACATCACCCGCACGCCGCCGGTTTACCCCTGTTCACGCTCGTCGCGCCTGCAGCAGCTGATGCGCGGCGACGAGGGGTATTTACTGGCGCTGGCCTACTCCACCCAGCGTGGCTACGGCCGCAACCATCCGTTCGCGGCGGAAATTCGTAGCGGCTACCTTAACGTCGAGATCGTGCCCGAAGAGCTGGGTTTTGCGGTGAACGTCGGCGAACTGCTCATGACCGAATGCGAAATGGTGAATGGATTTGTCGCCCCCGAGAACGAGGCCCCACATTTTACCCGCGGTTACGGGCTGGTGTTCGGCATGAGTGAGCGCAAGGCGATGGCGATGGCGCTGGTCGACCGTGCCCTGCAGGCACCGGACTACGGCGAAGCAGTCTCCGGTCCGGCGCAGGACGAGGAGTTCGTGCTGGCCCATGCGGATAACGTCGAGGCCGCGGGCTTCGTTTCCCACCTCAAGCTGCCGCACTACGTCGATTTCCAGGCCGAACTGGAACTGCTGAAACGCCTGCAACGGGAGCGCGCTCATGACTAA
- the phnH gene encoding phosphonate C-P lyase system protein PhnH has product MTLQPAFTLAVQDAQQSFRRLLKAMSEPGVIVSLHQLSQGWLPLNLATTSVLLTLADNDTPVWLSGALSNDIASQNLRFHTNAPLVEQPRQAVFAVADEQISHEQLNALSEGSAVAPETSATLILQVSSLSGGRMLRLTGAGIAEERMVAPQLPECIIHELTERPHPFPLGIDLILTCGERLLAIPRTTHVEVC; this is encoded by the coding sequence ATGACGCTTCAACCCGCTTTTACCCTGGCCGTCCAGGATGCCCAACAAAGTTTTCGTCGCCTGCTGAAAGCCATGAGCGAGCCGGGCGTCATCGTCTCGCTGCATCAGCTCTCTCAGGGTTGGCTGCCGCTGAATCTGGCGACCACCAGCGTACTGCTGACGCTCGCCGACAACGACACCCCGGTGTGGCTCTCTGGCGCGTTATCGAATGATATCGCCAGCCAGAACCTGCGCTTTCACACCAACGCCCCGCTGGTTGAACAGCCCCGGCAGGCGGTGTTTGCCGTGGCCGACGAGCAAATCAGCCACGAGCAGCTTAATGCCCTGAGCGAAGGAAGCGCGGTGGCACCGGAGACCAGCGCCACGCTGATTTTGCAGGTATCAAGCCTGAGCGGTGGCCGCATGCTGCGACTCACGGGGGCGGGTATTGCCGAAGAGCGCATGGTCGCGCCACAGCTGCCGGAGTGCATCATTCATGAACTGACTGAACGCCCGCACCCGTTCCCGCTCGGTATTGACCTGATCCTCACCTGCGGAGAACGCCTGCTGGCCATCCCTCGTACCACTCATGTGGAGGTGTGCTGA
- the phnG gene encoding phosphonate C-P lyase system protein PhnG, with amino-acid sequence MHFDTSTRQRWMGVLAHSQPAALSDRIQALNLTPEYDLIRAPEIGLVQIQARMGGTGERFFAGDATLTRAVIRLNSGTLGYSYVLGRDKPHAERCAVIDALLQEQPHFQTLMETLIAPLEADRAALIAARQAQINTSRVDFFTLVRGDNA; translated from the coding sequence ATGCATTTCGACACCTCCACCCGCCAGCGCTGGATGGGCGTTCTGGCGCACAGCCAGCCCGCTGCGCTTTCGGACCGCATACAGGCGCTGAATCTGACGCCGGAATATGACCTCATCCGCGCGCCGGAAATCGGTCTGGTGCAGATCCAGGCACGTATGGGCGGTACCGGTGAGCGCTTCTTCGCCGGCGATGCCACCCTCACCCGCGCAGTGATCCGCCTGAACAGCGGCACGCTGGGCTACAGCTACGTGCTCGGGCGCGACAAACCACACGCCGAACGCTGCGCGGTGATTGACGCCCTGTTACAGGAACAACCTCATTTCCAGACCCTGATGGAAACCCTTATTGCCCCGCTGGAAGCCGACCGTGCTGCACTGATTGCCGCCCGCCAGGCCCAGATAAACACCAGCCGGGTCGACTTCTTTACGCTCGTTCGCGGAGATAACGCATGA
- the phnF gene encoding phosphonate metabolism transcriptional regulator PhnF: MHLSRHPTSYPTRWQEIAAKLEVELRTHYRCGDYLPAEQQLADRYEVNRHTLRRAIDQLVERGWVQRRQGVGVLVLMRPFDYPLNAQARFSQNLLDQGSHPTSEKLLSVLRPASSHVADALGIQEGDNVIHLRTLRRVNGVAVCQIDHYFADLALWPVLQNFSSGSLHDFLQDATGISLKRTQTRISARRAQAKESKVLEIPNMAPLLCVRTLNHRDGEIDATEYSVSLTRADMIEFTMEH; this comes from the coding sequence ATGCACTTATCCAGACATCCGACCAGTTACCCTACCCGCTGGCAAGAGATAGCGGCAAAGCTCGAGGTGGAACTTCGCACCCACTACCGCTGCGGAGACTACCTGCCTGCCGAGCAGCAGCTTGCCGACCGCTATGAAGTGAACCGACACACGCTGCGCCGCGCCATTGATCAGCTGGTCGAGCGCGGCTGGGTGCAGCGCCGTCAGGGCGTCGGCGTGCTGGTGTTGATGCGTCCGTTTGACTATCCGCTCAATGCGCAGGCGCGTTTTAGCCAGAACCTGCTGGATCAGGGCAGCCACCCGACCAGCGAAAAACTGCTGTCGGTGCTGCGCCCGGCCTCAAGCCACGTTGCGGACGCGCTGGGCATTCAGGAGGGCGACAATGTCATCCACCTGCGTACCCTGCGTCGGGTCAACGGCGTGGCGGTGTGCCAGATAGACCACTACTTCGCCGACCTGGCGCTGTGGCCGGTGCTGCAAAATTTCTCCAGCGGCTCGCTGCATGATTTTCTTCAGGATGCCACGGGCATCTCGCTTAAACGTACCCAGACGCGCATCAGCGCCCGCCGCGCGCAGGCCAAAGAGAGCAAAGTGCTGGAGATCCCCAACATGGCTCCGCTGCTCTGCGTACGTACCCTCAACCACCGTGACGGCGAAATAGACGCGACGGAATACTCCGTCAGCCTGACCCGCGCCGACATGATCGAATTCACCATGGAGCACTGA
- the phnE gene encoding phosphonate ABC transporter, permease protein PhnE, giving the protein MQTITLPPPKRSWFSLFSWAILLAVLVISWQGAEMDPLLLFKDAGNMATFAADFFPPDFSQWQDYLSEMAVTLQIAVWGTALAVILSVPFGLMSAENIVPWWIYQPMRRLMDACRAINEMVFAMLFVVAVGLGPFAGVMALFIHTTGVLSKLLSEAVEAIEPGPVEGIRATGANKIEEILFGVLPQVMPLLISYSLYRFESNVRSATVVGMVGAGGIGVTLWEAIRGFQFQQTCALMVLIIITVSLLDFMSQRLRKHFI; this is encoded by the coding sequence ATGCAAACCATCACCCTCCCACCGCCGAAACGCAGCTGGTTCTCGCTTTTTAGCTGGGCCATTTTGCTTGCGGTGCTCGTTATCTCCTGGCAGGGCGCGGAAATGGATCCGCTGCTGCTGTTTAAAGATGCCGGCAATATGGCCACTTTTGCCGCCGACTTCTTCCCGCCTGATTTCAGCCAGTGGCAGGATTACCTCAGTGAAATGGCGGTCACTCTGCAAATCGCCGTCTGGGGCACCGCCCTGGCCGTCATCCTTTCTGTTCCGTTCGGCCTGATGAGTGCCGAGAACATCGTACCGTGGTGGATTTACCAGCCGATGCGTCGCCTGATGGACGCCTGCCGCGCCATTAACGAAATGGTCTTTGCCATGCTGTTCGTGGTGGCCGTCGGCCTGGGTCCGTTCGCCGGGGTGATGGCGCTGTTTATTCATACCACCGGCGTGCTCTCCAAGCTGCTCTCCGAGGCGGTGGAAGCTATTGAGCCGGGCCCGGTCGAAGGGATCCGCGCAACGGGCGCCAACAAAATTGAAGAGATTCTCTTCGGCGTACTGCCCCAGGTGATGCCGCTGCTGATCTCCTACTCCCTGTACCGTTTCGAATCCAACGTTCGTTCCGCCACCGTCGTCGGCATGGTGGGTGCAGGCGGTATTGGCGTCACGCTGTGGGAAGCGATTCGCGGGTTCCAGTTCCAGCAAACCTGCGCCCTGATGGTGCTCATTATCATCACCGTCAGCCTGCTGGATTTTATGTCTCAACGTTTGCGTAAGCACTTCATCTGA
- the phnD gene encoding phosphonate ABC transporter substrate-binding protein: MSYKAVAALAFTSMFSISTLLSPAYAQEQEKALNFGIISTESQQNLKPQWEPFLKDMETKLGIKVNAFFAPDYAGIIQGMRFNKVDIAWYGNLSAMEAVDRANGQVFAQTVAADGSPGYWSVLIVNKDSPINNLNDMLAKRKELTFGNGDPNSTSGFLVPGYYVFAKNNASASEFKRTVNASHETNALAVANKQVDVATNNTENLDKLKTSAPDKLKALKVIWKSPLIPGDPIVWRKNLSETTKDKVYDFFMNYGKTPEEKTVLERLGWAPFRPSSDLQLVPIRQLALFKEMQGVKDNKGLKEEEKSSKVAAIQAQLEDLDRLTAALGAMSSVNKAVQ, from the coding sequence ATGAGCTACAAAGCCGTTGCCGCGCTGGCGTTTACCAGCATGTTCAGCATAAGCACTCTGTTAAGCCCTGCGTACGCCCAGGAGCAGGAAAAAGCGCTGAACTTTGGCATTATTTCGACGGAATCACAGCAGAACCTGAAACCTCAGTGGGAACCGTTCCTGAAAGATATGGAAACCAAACTGGGGATCAAAGTGAACGCCTTCTTCGCCCCGGACTATGCGGGCATCATCCAGGGGATGCGCTTTAACAAAGTCGACATCGCCTGGTACGGTAACCTCTCCGCCATGGAAGCGGTGGATCGCGCGAACGGCCAGGTCTTTGCCCAGACCGTTGCCGCGGATGGCTCTCCGGGTTACTGGAGCGTGCTGATCGTCAATAAAGACAGCCCCATCAACAACCTGAACGACATGCTCGCCAAACGTAAAGAGCTGACGTTTGGTAACGGCGATCCCAACTCCACCTCTGGTTTCCTTGTGCCGGGCTATTACGTCTTTGCTAAAAACAACGCCTCTGCCAGCGAGTTTAAGCGCACCGTGAACGCCAGCCATGAAACCAACGCGCTGGCCGTGGCCAATAAGCAGGTGGATGTCGCCACGAATAACACCGAGAACCTCGACAAGCTGAAAACCTCGGCACCGGACAAGCTGAAAGCGCTGAAGGTTATCTGGAAATCCCCTCTGATCCCGGGCGACCCCATCGTCTGGCGCAAAAACCTGTCTGAGACCACCAAAGACAAGGTGTACGACTTCTTTATGAATTACGGCAAAACGCCGGAAGAAAAAACGGTTCTGGAACGCCTGGGCTGGGCACCTTTCCGCCCGTCAAGCGACCTGCAACTGGTCCCGATTCGCCAGCTGGCGCTGTTTAAAGAGATGCAGGGCGTGAAGGACAACAAGGGCCTGAAGGAGGAGGAGAAGAGCAGCAAAGTGGCTGCGATTCAGGCTCAGCTCGAAGACCTTGACCGCCTGACCGCGGCGCTCGGCGCCATGAGCAGCGTGAATAAAGCGGTGCAATAA
- the phnC gene encoding phosphonate ABC transporter ATP-binding protein encodes MQTVIRVEKLSKTFHHNKALHAVDLTVQQGEMVALLGPSGSGKSTLMRHLSGLITCDKTSESHVELLGNTVQRAGRLARDIRKSRAQTGYIFQQFNLVNRLTVLENVLIGALGSTPFWRTCLRWFSPSQKQEALQALTRVGMAHFAHQRVSTLSGGQQQRVAIARALMQKAQIILADEPIASLDPESARIVMETLRDINLNDGITVVVTLHQVDYALRYCERIVALRQGHVFFDGPSHQFDNDRFDHLYRSINRVEENAQAA; translated from the coding sequence ATGCAAACTGTTATCCGCGTCGAGAAACTGAGCAAGACCTTTCATCACAACAAGGCCCTGCATGCCGTTGATCTGACCGTCCAGCAGGGCGAAATGGTGGCGCTCCTGGGGCCATCCGGCTCTGGTAAATCCACCCTTATGCGTCATTTAAGCGGCCTTATCACCTGTGATAAGACCTCAGAAAGCCACGTCGAGCTGCTGGGCAACACCGTGCAGCGTGCAGGACGCCTGGCGCGGGATATCCGCAAAAGCCGCGCCCAGACGGGCTATATCTTCCAGCAGTTCAACCTGGTCAATCGCCTGACGGTACTGGAGAACGTGCTGATTGGCGCGCTCGGCAGCACCCCGTTCTGGCGTACCTGTCTGCGCTGGTTCTCCCCCTCTCAAAAGCAGGAAGCGTTGCAGGCGCTGACCCGCGTCGGAATGGCGCATTTCGCCCACCAGCGCGTCTCCACACTTTCCGGTGGACAGCAGCAGCGCGTGGCGATCGCCCGTGCCCTGATGCAAAAAGCGCAAATCATTCTTGCCGATGAACCCATCGCCTCGCTGGACCCGGAATCGGCTCGCATCGTGATGGAAACCCTGCGCGACATCAACCTCAACGACGGCATCACCGTAGTGGTGACGCTGCACCAGGTGGACTACGCCCTGCGCTATTGCGAGCGCATCGTCGCGTTGCGTCAGGGGCATGTGTTCTTTGATGGCCCAAGCCATCAGTTTGATAACGACCGTTTCGACCATCTCTACCGCAGCATTAACCGCGTCGAAGAGAACGCGCAGGCTGCTTAA
- the yjdN gene encoding VOC family metalloprotein YjdN, translating to MPLSPYISFAGNCAEASAFYQHAVGAELLYKITFGEMPKGDSSEEGCPSGMQFPDSAIAHSNVRIAGSDIMMSDGQPPGSKAQYAGFTLVLDTQDVAEGKRWFDNLAAEGHIEMAWQETFWAHGFGKVTDKYGVPWMINVVKQQQ from the coding sequence ATGCCGTTAAGTCCCTACATCTCTTTCGCCGGTAACTGTGCCGAGGCCTCCGCCTTTTATCAGCACGCCGTCGGCGCAGAGCTCCTCTATAAAATCACCTTCGGTGAAATGCCAAAAGGCGACAGCAGCGAAGAAGGCTGTCCGTCTGGCATGCAGTTTCCGGATTCGGCGATCGCCCACTCGAATGTTCGCATTGCGGGCAGCGATATCATGATGAGTGATGGGCAGCCGCCCGGCAGCAAAGCGCAGTATGCCGGGTTCACGCTGGTGCTGGACACCCAGGACGTGGCAGAAGGCAAACGCTGGTTCGACAATCTGGCCGCGGAAGGCCATATCGAAATGGCCTGGCAGGAGACCTTCTGGGCGCACGGTTTCGGTAAAGTCACCGACAAATACGGCGTACCGTGGATGATTAACGTCGTTAAGCAACAACAGTGA
- a CDS encoding zinc ribbon domain-containing protein YjdM: MQLPHCPKCNSEYTYEDNGMFICPECAHEWNDAEPSHDTDTLVVKDANGNLLADGDSVTVIKDLKVKGSSSMLKIGTKVKNIRLVEGDHNIDCKIDGFGPMKLKSEFVKKN; this comes from the coding sequence ATGCAACTCCCACACTGCCCGAAATGCAATTCTGAATACACCTATGAAGATAATGGCATGTTCATCTGCCCGGAATGCGCTCACGAATGGAATGACGCCGAGCCGTCGCACGATACTGATACGCTTGTTGTAAAAGATGCGAACGGTAATCTGCTGGCTGATGGCGACAGCGTCACCGTGATTAAAGATTTGAAGGTTAAAGGCAGCTCTTCCATGCTGAAGATCGGCACTAAAGTGAAGAATATCCGTCTGGTAGAAGGCGACCATAATATTGACTGCAAAATTGACGGCTTTGGCCCGATGAAACTGAAATCAGAGTTTGTGAAAAAGAACTGA